From Gemmatimonadaceae bacterium:
ACGCCACACGCCTAACTTCCCGTTCCTTCCAGATCGAGTAGATGGCCGGGATGACAATGAGCGTCAGCAGCGTGCTCGAGAGCATGCCGCCCACCATCGGCGCCGCAATGCGCTTCATCACATCCGCGCCGGTCCCCTGGCTCCACAGAATCGGCAAAAGGCCGGCGATGATTGCGGTCACCGTCATCATCAGCGGGCGAACCCGTAGCACCGTGCCTTCTTGCACCGCACCATCGAGGTCGCCGCGAGTTCCCAACCGTCCCTCCTCGCTGCGCGCACGGTAGGCATGGTCGAGGTAGATCAGCATGATGACGCCTGTTTCGGCCGTGACGCCGGCCAATGCGATGAATCCGACCGCCACCGCTACGCTCAGGTTGTAATGGAGCAACCACATGAGCCACACGCCACCCACGAGCGCGAACGGCAGCGAAAGCATCACGATGGCGCTCTCAGCGAGGCTGCCGAAGGTGGAGTACAACAGGAGGAAAATGATTGCCAGTGCGATGGGAATCACAATGCGCAACCGTTTTGCCGCGCGCTGCATGGACTCGAACTGCCCCGACCATTCGAGGCGATACCCGGGCGGAAGGTTCAGCTGTCGTTGGAGCACCTGCTTCGCATCCACGACATAGCTGCCCACGTCGCGCCCGCGCACATCCACGTAGACGATGTTGTTGAGATAGCCGCCTTCCGACTTGATGAGCGTGGGTCCTTTCACGATCGCAATTCGGGCGAGCTCGCCTAACAAAACCTGGGCGCCGCCTGGCGTCGCGACGAGCGTGTTGCCGATGGCCGCCGGGTCATCGCGCAGCGCGCGCGGGTACCGCACGAGCACACTGTAGCGTTCGCGCCCCTGAATCACCTGGCCTGCGTCCGCGCCACCGATCGCGGCGCTCGCGGCCATCAGCACGTCGCCCACGGTCATCCCGTATCGCGCGGCGGCGTCCCGGTCCGCGACGACGTCCACATACCGGCCGCCCTCGGTGCGTTCCGCGAACACGGAATTGGTGCCGGGTACCACCGGGAGCAACCCTTCGATCTCCTCGCCGATCTGTTGCAGCGTGTCGAGACTTGGCCCGAAGATCTTGATTCCGACTGGCGTCTTGATTCCAGATGCCAGCATGTCTGTGCGATTCTTGATCGGCATGGACCACATGTTCGCCACCCCGGGCGTGCGGACCGTGTGGTTCGCCTCGCTGACGATCGAATCGTAGGTGACTCCTGGCCGCCAGTCTTTCGTGTCCTTGAGGATCGCGATCGTCTCGATCATCGACATCGGTGCCATATCGGTGGCCGTTTCGGCGCGACCGATTTTGCCTAACACAGTGCGCACCTCGGGAATGCGGGCGAGCGCCGCATCGCGTTGCTCCAGGATGATCTTGGCTTGGCCGGTGCCGATACCGGGAAACAGGGACGGCATGTCCATGATGCTCCCCTCGTTCAAGGGCGGCATGAACTCGCTGCCGAGTCGCGACCACGGAAGGATCGTGATGAGAAGCACCATGCCCGCGACACCGATGACCGGCCACCGGTGCCGAAGCACGAACGTGATGACCGGCCGGTAAACGCGGATGAAAAGGCGGTTGACGGGATTCGCGGACTCGGGCCTTACGCGGCGGCGAATGAAGAGGCCCATGAGCACGGGCACGAGCGTGATCGAAAGGAGCGCCGCGCTGCCCATCGACAGGGTCTTGGTCCAGGCGAGAGGCTTGAAGAGCCGCCCCTCCTGGTCCTGGAGCGCGAAGACCGGAACGAACGACACCGTGATGATCAGCAGTGAGATGAAGAGCGCCGGGCCGACTTCCTTCACCGAGTCGAGCACGAGGTCCCAGTGCGTGCGCGGGTGTTCCGCGTGCGCATTTCGCTCCATGTGCTTGTGCAGATTTTCCACCATCACGATCGCGGCATCGATCATGACACCGATCGCGATGGCGATGCCGCCCAGGCTCATGATGTTCGCATTGAGCCCCAGGAGCCGCATGGCGAGCAGTGCCATGAGCACGCCTAACGGAAGCGTCAGAATCGCGACCAGGGCGCTCGACGCATCGAGCAGGAAAATTACCGTGACCGCGGCGACGATGAGCGACTCTTCGATCAGCTTGCTCTTGAGCGTCGCGATCGCCCGTTCGATGAGCCCCGAACGATCGTAGCCCTCGACGAACACGACGCCTTTGGGGAGCGACGCCTGGACGGCAGCCATCCTGCGCTTCACGCGATTGATCACGGCCAGCGGATTCTCGCCGTAGCGCATCACCACCCAGCCGGTAACGATTTCGCCCTTGCCGTCCAGATCCGCGATTCCGCGCCGAATCTCCGGCCCGAGCTGCACCGTCGCCACGTTTCCTACCGTGATGGGCGAACCGCCCGAGCCCGTACCGAGCGCGATCTTCCGGATGTCATCGAGGTTCGTGAAGCGGCCCTTGCCGCGCACCACGTACTCCGCTCCCCCCATCTCGAGCACGCGTCCACCCACGTCTTCGTTCGACGCGCGGACCGTCTGGACGACCCGCTCCAAGGGGATGTTGTACGCCAGCAACTTCGCCGGGTCGACGACCACCTGATACTGCTTCTCGAATCCGCCTAACGAGGCGATCTCGGCTACGCCGGGGACGGCGGCGAGCGCCGGGCGGACGGTCCAGTCCTGGAGGCTCCTCAGTTCCGCCAGGTTGAGCCGACCGGTGGTGTCGGCCAGAATGTACTGCATCACCCAGCCGACGCCGGTGGCATCGGGGCCTAACGTCGTGACGGCTCCCTGCGGCAGCTTGGCGCGAATCGAGCTCAGATACTCGAGCACG
This genomic window contains:
- a CDS encoding CusA/CzcA family heavy metal efflux RND transporter, with product MLTRIIEWSVGHKFAVLLATAAVIVAGIWALLSTPVDAIPDLSDVQVIIMTEWPGQGPQLVEDQVTYPLETEMLKVPHTKIVRGMSQFGLSAVYVVFDDGTDLYWARSRVLEYLSSIRAKLPQGAVTTLGPDATGVGWVMQYILADTTGRLNLAELRSLQDWTVRPALAAVPGVAEIASLGGFEKQYQVVVDPAKLLAYNIPLERVVQTVRASNEDVGGRVLEMGGAEYVVRGKGRFTNLDDIRKIALGTGSGGSPITVGNVATVQLGPEIRRGIADLDGKGEIVTGWVVMRYGENPLAVINRVKRRMAAVQASLPKGVVFVEGYDRSGLIERAIATLKSKLIEESLIVAAVTVIFLLDASSALVAILTLPLGVLMALLAMRLLGLNANIMSLGGIAIAIGVMIDAAIVMVENLHKHMERNAHAEHPRTHWDLVLDSVKEVGPALFISLLIITVSFVPVFALQDQEGRLFKPLAWTKTLSMGSAALLSITLVPVLMGLFIRRRVRPESANPVNRLFIRVYRPVITFVLRHRWPVIGVAGMVLLITILPWSRLGSEFMPPLNEGSIMDMPSLFPGIGTGQAKIILEQRDAALARIPEVRTVLGKIGRAETATDMAPMSMIETIAILKDTKDWRPGVTYDSIVSEANHTVRTPGVANMWSMPIKNRTDMLASGIKTPVGIKIFGPSLDTLQQIGEEIEGLLPVVPGTNSVFAERTEGGRYVDVVADRDAAARYGMTVGDVLMAASAAIGGADAGQVIQGRERYSVLVRYPRALRDDPAAIGNTLVATPGGAQVLLGELARIAIVKGPTLIKSEGGYLNNIVYVDVRGRDVGSYVVDAKQVLQRQLNLPPGYRLEWSGQFESMQRAAKRLRIVIPIALAIIFLLLYSTFGSLAESAIVMLSLPFALVGGVWLMWLLHYNLSVAVAVGFIALAGVTAETGVIMLIYLDHAYRARSEEGRLGTRGDLDGAVQEGTVLRVRPLMMTVTAIIAGLLPILWSQGTGADVMKRIAAPMVGGMLSSTLLTLIVIPAIYSIWKEREVRRVALRRLSGSAEPV